In one Serinus canaria isolate serCan28SL12 chromosome 2, serCan2020, whole genome shotgun sequence genomic region, the following are encoded:
- the MTBP gene encoding mdm2-binding protein isoform X2: MPRPRGARRERRRGRGKRKRCPAEGGARAAARDLRSGACRGPAGMDRYVLLLSWAERRAQGGPAAATAAAGTAADMHQFLKESCNASINADVSVFPACSVAGIPGAKKWYFASHVICGYYQFCSSDWEEINVDTQKNEDSYQASIDDNLGTTQSFEEDDSNSQESLSLTDIYDEAAESLHQLADKLPAPGRAMVDVILQAVECDGPKLKDCLPAVGALKHLREWHSAQITIAASEAKGWQKIADYLSADFVSSDDIMNIIDLNELWRGKVQIWERKFGSGVNFPEFCIKSTSAKTFRTANLSSCFAPKKECQLRNADTLPEVFHYYGPALEFLQMVVLSDLPSIFISDLEFELSLSRKNTKETSTLLLDQISFLSGKVGALFTLPCNVSSVVIPSPAQLSTKKWKEYMAKKPKVISVPEIELKGESCRYYFLLQGNGSGGCKATLIHSAGQINGVATLAAVNGKLKAKAEETESGFHISDFIKSLPCYCGEDIVQRETKLSHLQVFALKEYLKRKELTKQPVVISTNEFKSLLKLTRECFLDLCSTSIPKPVLQKVCNKTMSCTVSCEPDLIEPNPLEWPERHVLQNLENFEKNKQKMRVPLFAHSPEQLLGHKDSQKESLTLLDAKELLKYFTPEGLPVGELQPLQVPKRENAFRVTPELTPRKLRGLPFEKAAGCHYHGLEYCLDNRRALERDVGYAELQTRLIRYETQTTCTKECCPVPLVLSPLPSPAVLSEPGSVPDGETLQSEFKTETSRLKRRSKDLDYFYPKKRLTKSESTESLLPQAGGSSRSHCAVPVPRKRSQRSLCAAAAPSNPPGHGAATRAGPAAEPEAAKPEKESRSQKHTRMLKEVVAKTLQKHGIAEDHKCFALCSQRLFEISKFYLKDLKTSRGLLDEMKKTANNNAKQVIEWVLEKTSK, from the exons ATGCCGCGGCCGCGCGGGGCGCGCAGGGAGcgccgccggggccgcgggAAGCGGAAGCGCTGCCCTGCGGAGGGCGGTGCCCGGGCGGCTGCGCGGGACCTTCGGAGCGGCGCCTGCCGCGGCCCGGCCGGCATGGACCGCTAcgtgctgctcctgagctgggcCGAGCGCAGGGCCCAGGGCGGGCCCGCAGCAGCGACCGCCGCAG ctgggaCTGCTGCAGACATGCATCAGTTCCTGAAAGAAAGTTGTAATGCATCTATAAATGCAGATGTGAGCGTATTCCCAG CTTGCTCAGTGGCTGGAATTCCAGGTGCAAAGAAATGGTATTTTGCAAGTCATGTCATTTGTGGTTATTATCAG TTCTGCAGTTCTGACtgggaagaaataaatgttgacacacagaaaaatgaagactCTTATCAAGCAAGTATTGATGACAACCTGGGAACCACACAAAGTTTTGAGGAGGATGACAGTAATAGTCAGGAATCACTGTCTCTGACTGA CATCTATGATGAAGCTGCTGAAAGTCTGCATCAATTAGCTGATAAGTTGCCTGCCCCAG GCAGAGCAATGGTTGATGTAATCCTGCAGGCTGTTGAATGTGATGGACCCAAGTTAAAGGACTGCTTACCTGCTGTTGGTGCCCTGAAACACCTGAGAGAGTGGCACTCTGCACAGATCACTATTGCAGCAAGTGAAGCTAAAGG CTGGCAGAAGATAGCAGACTATCTGTCAGCAGACTTTGTATCTTCAGATGATATAATGAATATTATTGATTTAAATGAACTCTGGAGAGGAAAGGTTCAGATATGGGAAAGAAAg tttggATCAGGTGTAAATTTTCCAGAATTTTGTATAAAGAGCACTTCAGCCAAGACATTCAGGACTGCAAATTTAAGTTCTTGCTTTGCTCCTAAAAAAGAGTGCCAATTGAGGAATGCTGATACTTTGCCAGAA gtttttcattACTATGGTCCTGCGCTGGAATTTTTACAGATGGTGGTTCTCTCTGATCTACCTTCCATTTTCATATCAGATCTGGAGTTCGAGCT GAGCCTGTCAAGAAAGAATACCAAGGAGACATCTACACTGCTTTTAGAccagatttcttttctctctgggaag GTGGGAGCTTTATTTACATTGCCTTGTAATGTAAGCAGTGTTGTGatcccttctcctgcccagctgagcaccAAGAAATGGAAGGAATATATGGCTAAGAAACCCAAGGTCATTTCTG TTCCAGAAATTGAACTGAAAGGAGAATCTTGCCGGTATTATTTCTTGCTACAAGGCAATGGCTCTGGAGGATGTAAAGCAACCTTGATTCATTCAGCTGGCCAGATCAATGGGGTGGCCACTCTTGCTGCAGTAAATGGAAAGCTAAAggcaaaagcagaagaaacagaGTCAG GCTTTCATATTTCTGACTTTATCAAGTCTCTGCCATGCTATTGTGGAGAGGATATTGtacagagagaaacaaaactgtCTCATCTCCAAGTGTTTGCCTTGAAGGAGTATCTCA agAGAAAGGAATTGACCAAGCAGCCTGTAGTTATTTCTACCAATGAGTTTAAAAGCTTATTAAAACTCACAAGAGAATGTTTTTTGGACCTGTGCAGCACTAGCATTCCTAAACCTGTTCTGCAGAAGGTCTGCAATAAAACCATGTCATGCACTGTGAGTTGTG AGCCTGATTTAATAGAGCCAAATCCATTGGAGTGGCCAGAAAGACACGTTCTTCAGAATTtggaaaactttgaaaaaaacaaacaaaaaatgag agtTCCTCTGTTTGCACATTCACCTGAGCAGTTGCTGGGACACAAGGACAGCCAGAAGGAGTCCCTGACGTTGCTGGATGCTAAAGAGCTGCTCAAGTACTTCACCCCAGAAGGGCTGCCCGTGGGGGAGCTCCAGCCACTCCAAGTTCCCAAGCG tgaaaatgcCTTTCGTGTGACACCAGAGCTTACTCCTCGAAAACTCAGAGGTTTGCCTTTTGAAAAAGCAGCTGGATGCCATTATCATGGACTTGA ATATTGTCTTGATAATAGAAGAGCCTTGGAGAGAGATGTGGGATATGCTGAACTTCAAACTCGTCTTATTCGCTATGAAACTCAGACTACTTGCACCAAAgagtgctgccctgtgccacttGTCTTGAGTCCTCTGCCATCTCCTGCAGTCTTGTCAGagcctggaagtgtccctgaTGGAGAGACTTTGCAAAGTGAATTCAAAACAGAGACATCAAGGCTAAAACGCAGATCAAAAGACCTGGATTACTTTTATCCCAAGAAAAG GCTGACCAAATCGGAGAGCACTGAGTCGCTGCTGCCGCAGGCAGGCGGGAGCAGCAGGAGTCACTGCGCGGTGCCTGTGCCGCGGAAGCGCTCGCAGAGATCCCTTTGTGCGGCTGCAGCGCCATCGAATCCGCCCGGCCATGGAGCTGCCACCAGGgctggcccagctgcagagcctgaggCTGCAAAGCCAGAGAAGGAGTCGAGATCCCAGAAACACACAAGG aTGTTGAAGGAGGTGGTTGCTAAGACTCTTCAAAAACATGGAATTGCAGAAGATCATAAGTGCTTTGCATTGTGCAGCCAGCGTCTATTTGAGATATCAAAATTCTACTTGAAG GACCTAAAAACTTCTAGAGGACTTCTTgatgaaatgaagaaaacagcaaataacaATGCTAAACAG GTGATTGAATGGGTTTTGGAGAAGACTAGCAAGTAG
- the MTBP gene encoding mdm2-binding protein isoform X1 — translation MPRPRGARRERRRGRGKRKRCPAEGGARAAARDLRSGACRGPAGMDRYVLLLSWAERRAQGGPAAATAAAGTAADMHQFLKESCNASINADVSVFPACSVAGIPGAKKWYFASHVICGYYQFCSSDWEEINVDTQKNEDSYQASIDDNLGTTQSFEEDDSNSQESLSLTDIYDEAAESLHQLADKLPAPGRAMVDVILQAVECDGPKLKDCLPAVGALKHLREWHSAQITIAASEAKGSWQKIADYLSADFVSSDDIMNIIDLNELWRGKVQIWERKFGSGVNFPEFCIKSTSAKTFRTANLSSCFAPKKECQLRNADTLPEVFHYYGPALEFLQMVVLSDLPSIFISDLEFELSLSRKNTKETSTLLLDQISFLSGKVGALFTLPCNVSSVVIPSPAQLSTKKWKEYMAKKPKVISVPEIELKGESCRYYFLLQGNGSGGCKATLIHSAGQINGVATLAAVNGKLKAKAEETESGFHISDFIKSLPCYCGEDIVQRETKLSHLQVFALKEYLKRKELTKQPVVISTNEFKSLLKLTRECFLDLCSTSIPKPVLQKVCNKTMSCTVSCEPDLIEPNPLEWPERHVLQNLENFEKNKQKMRVPLFAHSPEQLLGHKDSQKESLTLLDAKELLKYFTPEGLPVGELQPLQVPKRENAFRVTPELTPRKLRGLPFEKAAGCHYHGLEYCLDNRRALERDVGYAELQTRLIRYETQTTCTKECCPVPLVLSPLPSPAVLSEPGSVPDGETLQSEFKTETSRLKRRSKDLDYFYPKKRLTKSESTESLLPQAGGSSRSHCAVPVPRKRSQRSLCAAAAPSNPPGHGAATRAGPAAEPEAAKPEKESRSQKHTRMLKEVVAKTLQKHGIAEDHKCFALCSQRLFEISKFYLKDLKTSRGLLDEMKKTANNNAKQVIEWVLEKTSK, via the exons ATGCCGCGGCCGCGCGGGGCGCGCAGGGAGcgccgccggggccgcgggAAGCGGAAGCGCTGCCCTGCGGAGGGCGGTGCCCGGGCGGCTGCGCGGGACCTTCGGAGCGGCGCCTGCCGCGGCCCGGCCGGCATGGACCGCTAcgtgctgctcctgagctgggcCGAGCGCAGGGCCCAGGGCGGGCCCGCAGCAGCGACCGCCGCAG ctgggaCTGCTGCAGACATGCATCAGTTCCTGAAAGAAAGTTGTAATGCATCTATAAATGCAGATGTGAGCGTATTCCCAG CTTGCTCAGTGGCTGGAATTCCAGGTGCAAAGAAATGGTATTTTGCAAGTCATGTCATTTGTGGTTATTATCAG TTCTGCAGTTCTGACtgggaagaaataaatgttgacacacagaaaaatgaagactCTTATCAAGCAAGTATTGATGACAACCTGGGAACCACACAAAGTTTTGAGGAGGATGACAGTAATAGTCAGGAATCACTGTCTCTGACTGA CATCTATGATGAAGCTGCTGAAAGTCTGCATCAATTAGCTGATAAGTTGCCTGCCCCAG GCAGAGCAATGGTTGATGTAATCCTGCAGGCTGTTGAATGTGATGGACCCAAGTTAAAGGACTGCTTACCTGCTGTTGGTGCCCTGAAACACCTGAGAGAGTGGCACTCTGCACAGATCACTATTGCAGCAAGTGAAGCTAAAGG TAGCTGGCAGAAGATAGCAGACTATCTGTCAGCAGACTTTGTATCTTCAGATGATATAATGAATATTATTGATTTAAATGAACTCTGGAGAGGAAAGGTTCAGATATGGGAAAGAAAg tttggATCAGGTGTAAATTTTCCAGAATTTTGTATAAAGAGCACTTCAGCCAAGACATTCAGGACTGCAAATTTAAGTTCTTGCTTTGCTCCTAAAAAAGAGTGCCAATTGAGGAATGCTGATACTTTGCCAGAA gtttttcattACTATGGTCCTGCGCTGGAATTTTTACAGATGGTGGTTCTCTCTGATCTACCTTCCATTTTCATATCAGATCTGGAGTTCGAGCT GAGCCTGTCAAGAAAGAATACCAAGGAGACATCTACACTGCTTTTAGAccagatttcttttctctctgggaag GTGGGAGCTTTATTTACATTGCCTTGTAATGTAAGCAGTGTTGTGatcccttctcctgcccagctgagcaccAAGAAATGGAAGGAATATATGGCTAAGAAACCCAAGGTCATTTCTG TTCCAGAAATTGAACTGAAAGGAGAATCTTGCCGGTATTATTTCTTGCTACAAGGCAATGGCTCTGGAGGATGTAAAGCAACCTTGATTCATTCAGCTGGCCAGATCAATGGGGTGGCCACTCTTGCTGCAGTAAATGGAAAGCTAAAggcaaaagcagaagaaacagaGTCAG GCTTTCATATTTCTGACTTTATCAAGTCTCTGCCATGCTATTGTGGAGAGGATATTGtacagagagaaacaaaactgtCTCATCTCCAAGTGTTTGCCTTGAAGGAGTATCTCA agAGAAAGGAATTGACCAAGCAGCCTGTAGTTATTTCTACCAATGAGTTTAAAAGCTTATTAAAACTCACAAGAGAATGTTTTTTGGACCTGTGCAGCACTAGCATTCCTAAACCTGTTCTGCAGAAGGTCTGCAATAAAACCATGTCATGCACTGTGAGTTGTG AGCCTGATTTAATAGAGCCAAATCCATTGGAGTGGCCAGAAAGACACGTTCTTCAGAATTtggaaaactttgaaaaaaacaaacaaaaaatgag agtTCCTCTGTTTGCACATTCACCTGAGCAGTTGCTGGGACACAAGGACAGCCAGAAGGAGTCCCTGACGTTGCTGGATGCTAAAGAGCTGCTCAAGTACTTCACCCCAGAAGGGCTGCCCGTGGGGGAGCTCCAGCCACTCCAAGTTCCCAAGCG tgaaaatgcCTTTCGTGTGACACCAGAGCTTACTCCTCGAAAACTCAGAGGTTTGCCTTTTGAAAAAGCAGCTGGATGCCATTATCATGGACTTGA ATATTGTCTTGATAATAGAAGAGCCTTGGAGAGAGATGTGGGATATGCTGAACTTCAAACTCGTCTTATTCGCTATGAAACTCAGACTACTTGCACCAAAgagtgctgccctgtgccacttGTCTTGAGTCCTCTGCCATCTCCTGCAGTCTTGTCAGagcctggaagtgtccctgaTGGAGAGACTTTGCAAAGTGAATTCAAAACAGAGACATCAAGGCTAAAACGCAGATCAAAAGACCTGGATTACTTTTATCCCAAGAAAAG GCTGACCAAATCGGAGAGCACTGAGTCGCTGCTGCCGCAGGCAGGCGGGAGCAGCAGGAGTCACTGCGCGGTGCCTGTGCCGCGGAAGCGCTCGCAGAGATCCCTTTGTGCGGCTGCAGCGCCATCGAATCCGCCCGGCCATGGAGCTGCCACCAGGgctggcccagctgcagagcctgaggCTGCAAAGCCAGAGAAGGAGTCGAGATCCCAGAAACACACAAGG aTGTTGAAGGAGGTGGTTGCTAAGACTCTTCAAAAACATGGAATTGCAGAAGATCATAAGTGCTTTGCATTGTGCAGCCAGCGTCTATTTGAGATATCAAAATTCTACTTGAAG GACCTAAAAACTTCTAGAGGACTTCTTgatgaaatgaagaaaacagcaaataacaATGCTAAACAG GTGATTGAATGGGTTTTGGAGAAGACTAGCAAGTAG